The Coffea eugenioides isolate CCC68of chromosome 8, Ceug_1.0, whole genome shotgun sequence genome has a segment encoding these proteins:
- the LOC113781069 gene encoding uncharacterized protein LOC113781069, protein MEEKQLEHFSHEEHPLILCELPKENDGGSIDQKSAVCYGCQQQILDPAAYCCFPCDFFLHKRCAELPRQITHPMHSQHPLVLLRNPTYFSGACICSACGQGPWKFFTYHCSSCEFDLDVSCAILDQQEIKLDCHDHPLREQRPGAFYCNACREDVKDSSYLCTVCPFWIHKKCALLSSIVKHKDHDHSLHLAYSLPSDYRSFPQQCFVCWKKVHPSRWVYYCGPCRYFVHITCVVISQEDEGQLSEDIEYPISGERDQNVVKLPSSNAAQELIARFLLKDDEISSNNDPGKSNIPEEIFTNSHGKHPLVLSEKVQNLHDEIKGTTSDDDQEAAKAVLVCDWCIEPICSSDDLRYHACVECGYFVHLTCSNLPPELHIPKHPQHPFYLMYNPREVGLFNCKACRLWTNATYYKCEPCGLSVCIKCASASMITSSVKHDGHKKHLLIQLQSSDLINCTACGYIYRGGFGFACEDCHFYVCFNCALLPPATTQRWDKHPLLLIYPPYFEHPEEFYCVLCETEINPNCWMYHCRECDYSLHPVCVPQVNLFRRVKFGRSLNVNNHSHPLTHVPEAKYKSFCGSCSDRRLDWKPAFECESCRFYLCPDCAFEKELTDDEE, encoded by the exons atggaagaaaaacaACTTGAGCATTTCAGTCATGAGGAACACCCTCTGATCCTGTGTGAGTTGCCGAAGGAAAACGATGGCGGTAGCATTGATCAAAAGTCAGCAGTCTGTTATGGGTGTCAGCAGCAAATCTTGGATCCTGCAGCATACTGCTGCTTCCCCTGTGATTTCTTTCTCCACAAAAGATGTGCGGAGCTTCCTCGACAAATTACACACCCGATGCACTCCCAGCATCCTTTAGTCCTCCTTAGGAATCCAACTTATTTCTCGGGTGCTTGTATCTGTAGTGCGTGTGGCCAAGGTccttggaagtttttcacctacCACTGCTCCTCCTGCGAATTTGATCTCGATGTGTCGTGTGCTATTTTGGATCAGCAGGAAATTAAGCTCGATTGTCATGACCACCCTCTTCGAGAGCAGAGACCAGGTGCTTTCTACTGTAATGCTTGCCGTGAGGATGTCAAGGATTCATCCTATCTGTGTACTGTTTGTCCATTTTGGATCCACAAAAAATGCGCACTGCTATCATCAATTGTGAAGCACAAGGATCATGATCACTCACTCCATCTGGCTTATTCTCTTCCATCTGACTACCGCAGTTTTCCACAACAATGCTTTGTTTGTTGGAAAAAGGTACATCCGAGTCGTTGGGTCTATTATTGCGGTCCTTGCAGATACTTCGTCCATATTACATGCGTTGTGATCTCTCAAGAGGATGAAGGGCAGCTAAGTGAAGATATTGAATATCCTATCTC AGGAGAACGAGATCAAAATGTGGTGAAACTACCATCCAGTAATGCGGCTCAAGAATTGATCGCCCGTTTTCTTCTCAAGGATGATGAGATCAGTAGCAATAATGACCCAGGCAAATCGAATATTCCAGAAGAGATATTTACGAATTCACACGGGAAGCATCCGCTTGTTCTTTCAGAGAAAGTACAGAACTTACATGATGAGATAAAGGGTACTACTAGTGATGATGATCAGGAAGCAGCAAAAGCAGTATTAGTATGTGACTGGTGCATTGAACCTATTTGCTCATCTGATGATCTTCGCTACCATGCTTGTGTCGAGTGTGGTTACTTTGTCCATTTAACTTGTTCTAACCTCCCCCCTGAATTGCACATTCCAAAGCATCCCCAGCACCCATTCTACTTGATGTATAATCCGAGAGAAGTTGGACTTTTTAATTGCAAGGCATGTCGCTTGTGGACCAATGCTACCTATTATAAATGCGAACCTTGTGGACTAAGTGTTTGTATCAAGTGTGCGAGTGCTAGCATGATCACGAGTAGTGTCAAGCACGATGGTCACAAGAAGCACCTCTTGATTCAACTTCAAAGTTCAGATCTCATAAATTGCACGGCGTGCGGCTATATATATAGAGGTGGTTTTGGGTTTGCCTGTGAGGATTGCCATTTCTATGTGTGCTTTAACTGTGCTCTGCTGCCTCCTGCAACTACGCAGAGATGGGACAAGCACCCACTTCTCCTGATATATCCTCCGTATTTCGAGCATCCTGAGGAATTTTACTGTGTGCTCTGCGAAACAGAAATCAACCCAAATTGTTGGATGTATCACTGCCGTGAATGCGACTACTCATTGCATCCTGTGTGCGTTCCTCAAGTTAATTTATTCAGACGTGTGAAATTTGGACGCTCCCTGAACGTGAATAATCATTCTCATCCTCTCACTCATGTTCCCGAAGCAAAATACAAATCCTTTTGTGGGAGCTGTAGCGACAGGAGGTTGGATTGGAAACCGGCTTTCGAATGCGAATCTTGCAGATTTTATCTCTGCCCAGATTGTGCTTTCGAAAAGGAATTGACTGATGATGAAGAATAA